TCAGCGCCTGCGCGTACTGCGTCAGGAAGACGCCCACGAAGACCATCACCTCCATGCGGCCGGCGCTGGGGTGGATCAGCCGCCCCGAGAGGAGCTTCCACACGCGCACGACCATCATGGCGAGCATGAGCAGGTAGGGAATGAGGAGGAAGGGACCGCCCTCGACCCAGATCCGGATGTACGAGTTGTGGGCGGACGTGATGCCATGGGCGAATTCGGTGGTCACCGTGTTCCCGTGGAAGGTGAAGAAGCGGTTGTAGTAGTGACCGAACCAGCCGAAGCCGGTGCCGAGCAGCGGGAAGCGCTTGGCCATCTCCCAGGCGGTCAACCAGACGACGTAGCGGTCGTTGACCGTGCGCGAGTTCGCCAGGCGGTCCTGGAACACGCTCGACTCGGCGATGATGTGCCAGTTCAGGGCGAGCACCGCGAACGACACCGCCAGCAGCACCATCAGGGGACGCCGGAAGCGCTTCTCCACGAGGCCGAGGAAGATCAGCGTCGCGAAGTAGCCCATCCAGACGGAGCGCCGGTAGGTCCAGTACGTCACGAAGGTGTGGATGACAAGGATGGCGAAGGCCAGGACCCGGCCGAGGGAGTTGCGCGCGTTGAACATCTGGTAGAAGAAGAAGACGATCCCCCCCACCATCACGGTGCCGAGCACCTGCGGGCTCTCGAAGGGGCCCTGGATGCGATCCGCCAGGCCCTCCTGCTGCCAGGACAGCTCGCCCGTCGCCGTGAAGAAGCTGTACTCCGTGAAGTGCTCCTGGAAGCCCAGCACGGCGCAGTAGAGCGTGACGACGCCCAGCGTCCAGAGCAGGGGCCGGATCTCGCGCTGGGAGGTGAGGAGGTTCTTCGCGAGGAAGAACACGATGAAGGGGGTGATCACCTGGTCGAAGACCTGCTGGCCGGCGGTGATCGGATCGTAGCCGCGGAAGACGCAGGGGAGGAACATCACGAAGATCGCGACCATGACCCAGTCCATGGGCAC
Above is a window of bacterium DNA encoding:
- a CDS encoding O-antigen ligase family protein, giving the protein MYRIVFQKPSRWRRLDEWLPFDPTLLVAAAVGALLGAAFFTGNWVQVAVVSLIPFVLYAVVKNTMVVFLIWIGSTPILSNFVRVNMGAGIPDITIDRVASLVLLMVLLFQVAIKARQLHRMVPMDWVMVAIFVMFLPCVFRGYDPITAGQQVFDQVITPFIVFFLAKNLLTSQREIRPLLWTLGVVTLYCAVLGFQEHFTEYSFFTATGELSWQQEGLADRIQGPFESPQVLGTVMVGGIVFFFYQMFNARNSLGRVLAFAILVIHTFVTYWTYRRSVWMGYFATLIFLGLVEKRFRRPLMVLLAVSFAVLALNWHIIAESSVFQDRLANSRTVNDRYVVWLTAWEMAKRFPLLGTGFGWFGHYYNRFFTFHGNTVTTEFAHGITSAHNSYIRIWVEGGPFLLIPYLLMLAMMVVRVWKLLSGRLIHPSAGRMEVMVFVGVFLTQYAQALTTDQIFHAEYSAILLFLITGVLFQDCARPETPTPLLAPARLPLRR